From Candoia aspera isolate rCanAsp1 chromosome 8, rCanAsp1.hap2, whole genome shotgun sequence, a single genomic window includes:
- the TEX261 gene encoding protein TEX261, translated as MWFMYALSWLALLIQAAFVTLGIAAGLYYLAELIEEYTVATRRIIKYMIWFSTAVLVGLYLFEHFPGLVVGVGLFTNLVYFGLLQTFPFIMLTSPNFILSCVLVVLNHYLAFQYFAEEYYPFSEVLAYFTFCLWLIPFAFFVSLSAGENVLPSTVQPGDDVVSNYFTKGKRGKRSGILLVFSFIKEAILPSRQKMY; from the exons ATGTGGTTCATGTACGCGCTGAGCTGGCTCGCGCTCCTCATCCAGGCCGCGTTCGTCACCCTCGGCATCG cggCTGGCTTGTACTACTTGGCGGAGCTCATTGAAGAGTACACGGTCGCGACCCGCCGGATCATCAAATACATGATCTGG TTCTCCACGGCCGTGCTGGTTGGCTTGTATCTCTTTGAGCACTTCCCGGGCCTCGTGGTAGGCGTGGGCCTCTTTACCAACCTGGTGTACTTTGGATTGCTGCAGACCTTCCCTTTCATCATGCTGACCTCCCCAAACTTCATCCTGTCCTGCG TGCTGGTTGTGCTGAATCACTATCTGGCGTTCCAGTATTTTGCAGAAGAGTATTACCCCTTCTCAGAG gtTCTCGCTTATTTCACCTTCTGCCTCTGGCTCATCCCCTTTGCCTTCTTCGTTTCCTTGTCGGCTGGCGAAAACGTGCTGCCTTCCACAGTGCAGCCTGGAG ACGATGTGGTATCCAACTACTTCACGAAAGGGAAGCGGGGGAAGCGTTCGGGCATCCTCCTTGTCTTCTCCTTCATCAAGGAAGCCATCCTGCCAAGCCGACAGAAGATGTACTGA
- the ANKRD53 gene encoding ankyrin repeat domain-containing protein 53 codes for MVGRRLCRPGRRWPDSQGSPCAASFGALATASIRPVAERGATGHDGEPSAPGPLLVQLGRASAASSGFLPERKEVGASPAQPKMPSARRKKAVAFCLAGGSPREGRKAPICPLSQGSLLDYSPLPPLVSGDAGNGGWQPPSHLRKGASRLHVIGGHHRLIDSPPTTSTFELQPLFRKGRQEGLNSLSALCLSNIKPPKHGPTKHKLRGRHYAASTGQTQWLQISLQKAESPTQSDINGFSTLHTAALYGRLDCMKMLIEKYHINVNLASLRGWRSIHLVLGRESKGMSLECLQYLLSKGADVNVQNQSGVSPLHKAASEGREDCLQVLIEAGGDVHAQDNEGQKPIDLCKMWGHRKCAKRLSHAMWQADKKRRLREMCRLEAIKLECQMKQREFIQKEQRDLDFYSSLAFEKWLAKKGLPLPSQYLLDISQIQRGSAMLRKVAREMASPILSSSSMIKGEPLESTMTVLWKYRQQKPWNLSTNLASEPATSIYRPDLVRLGVEPEKSPDHDFTSFLFLFRNTFGEPVIQIDNIGRVSPVPELSYEVLQNSLYPHTRATRLEVPKDLRPMHIFNLKHRRPLPPEHWWTDQMALSLRETLDPTFLGTLKTHFSTYCSAGAPSLSMVEAKGPPLSRAIRSSSSPAVCPTEQKGRDCPSTSKD; via the exons ATGGTGGGTCGGAGGCTCTGCCGCCCGGGACGCCGGTGGCCCGACTCGCAGGGATCGCCCTGCGCCGCCAGCTTCGGGGCCCTCGCGACAGCCTCCATCAGGCCAGTGGCGGAGCGCGGCGCGACGGGGCACGACGGGGAGCCCAGCGCCCCTGGTCCCCTCCTCGTGCAGCTCGGGCGAGCTTCGGCCGCTTCCTCAGGGTTCCTCCCCGAACGGAAGGAGGTGGGAGCCTCCCCGGCCCAGCCCAAGATGCCTTCAGCCCGGAGGAAGAAGGCTGTGGCTTTCTGTCTCGCTGGGGGCTCCcccagggaaggaagaaaggccCCCATCTGCCCACTAAGCCAGGGGTCGCTGCTGGACTACAGTCCCCTCCCTCCGCTCGTGTCTGGGGATGCTGGGAATGGGGGTTGGCAGCCGCCCTCCCACCTCAG AAAAGGCGCTTCCAGGCTCCACGTGATTGGGGGCCACCACAGACTGATCGACTCCCCCCCAACAACATCCACCTTTGAACTCCAGCCGCTTTTCCGAAAGGGGCGGCAGGAGGGGTTAAACAGCCTCTCTGCCTTGTGTCTTAGCAACATCAAGCCTCCCAAACATGGCCCCACCAAGCACAAGTTGCGTGGAAGACACTACGCCGCCAGTACGGGACAGACGCAGTGGCTCCAGATTTCTCTGCAGAAAGCTGAATCTCCGACCCAGTCCGATATTAAC GGCTTCTCCACGCTGCACACGGCTGCGCTGTACGGACGGCTGGACTGCATGAAGATGCTGATTGAGAAATACCACATTAACGTCAATCTGGCCAGCCTCCGGGGCTGGCGGTCCATCCACCTGGTGCTGGGCCGGGAGAGCAAGGGGATGTCCTTGGAGTGCCTTCAGTACCTGCTCAGCAAAGGCGCAGATGTCAACGT GCAGAACCAAAGCGGGGTATCTCCGCTTCACAAGGCTGCGAGCGAGGGGCGTGAGGACTGTCTCCAAGTCCTGATTGAAGCTGGAGGCGATGTCCATGCCCAGGACAATGAGGGACAGAAGCCCATCGATCTGTGCAAAATGTGGGGCCACAGAAAGTGTGCTAA GCGTCTCTCCCACGCCATGTGGCAGGCAGACAAGAAGCGCCGGCTGCGGGAGATGTGCAGGCTGGAGGCCATCAAGCTGGAGTGTCAGATGAAGCAGAGAGAGTTCATTCAAAAAGAACAG AGGGATCTGGACTTCTACAGCAGCTTGGCATTTGAAAAGTGGCTTGCCAAGAAGGGCTTGCCGTTGCCCTCCCAATACCTCCTGGACATTTCTCAGATTCAGCGAGGGTCAGCCATGCTCCGCAAGGTGGCCAGGGAGATGGCCAGTCCGATCCTCTCCAGTAGCAGCATGATCAAGGGGGAGCCCTTGGAGTCAACCATGACCGTGCTGTGGAAGTACCGGCAGCAGAAGCCCTGGAACCTCAGCACCAACCTGGCCTCAGAGCCCGCCACATCCATCTACCGGCCAGATCTTGTCCGGCTCGGAGTGGAGCCAGAGAAGTCCCCAGATCACGACTTCACCTCCTTCTTGTTCCTCTTCAGGAACACCTTTGGGGAGCCTGTGATCCAGATCGACAACATTGGCAGGGTGAGCCCCGTCCCAGAGCTGTCCTACGAGGTCCTTCAGAACAGCCTCTATCCCCACACCCGGGCCACCCGCCTGGAGGTCCCCAAGGATCTCCGGCCGATGCACATCTTCAACCTGAAGCACCGGCGTCCCCTGCCCCCGGAGCACTGGTGGACGGACCAGATGGCCCTGAGCTTGCGGGAGACCCTGGATCCCACCTTCCTGGGCACGTTGAAGACCCACTTCTCCACCTACTGCAGTGCTGGAGCTCCGAGCCTAAGTATGGTGGAAGCCAAGGGGCCTCCTTTGTCCCGAGCCATCAGGAGCAGCTCCTCACCGGCTGTGTGCCCCACAGagcaaaagggcagagattgccCCTCGACCTCAAAAGATTAA